The DNA window TCATCCAAAAGGAAATTAGCCGGAATTCCGGTAATATTGAAATCTTTTACAACACCGGATTGCCAGTATTGAAGATCAGATACCTGAGGCCAGGTCATATTGTCCTGCTCTATTGCATTTAGCCATTGTTCCTTGTTTTTATCGAGGGATACCCCAAATATTTCAAATCCTTTTTTGTTGTATTTTTTGTAAGCTGCTACAAGATTTGGGTTTTCCTGTCGACATGGTCGACACCATCCTGCCCAAAAATCAACTAAAACGACCTTTCCGCGATAATCTGATAATTTTAAAGTTTTACCTTCGGGGTTGGGAAGGGCAATGTCAGGCATTTGCTTTCCAATTGCCAATTTTTGCTCCATTTCTCTTTTGATTTTTTGCTCTGCAACCGCCTGTTCGATCTCTGCTCTTTTATTATTAAACTGGCTAATAAATCTAATTTCAAATTCATTTAATTCTTCTTTGGCCTCTATTTCCTTGACCTTTTGATCAAAATAGTCAAATTGTTCTACAGGATTGAGATAATTTACCAGGGCATATCCTGCAACGATATTTCCTGTTCCAAGGGAATCAACAAAGGATTTAACCCACTCATTCTGAGAATCTAGTTTTCCAATTAATTCATTTCTGATATCGTCAGATTTTGATTCCTCATTGGCGCCCATTGCATAAGTTAGTTTTTGTTTGAGTTCCATTAAATCCAATTGATAGTCCTCAATGGTAGAAGTGAGCTTTTTGTGAAGTGCAGCTTCTTCGGTTCCATATACTTCAAATTTTCCACCGCTTTGATTTCCGTCGGCTTGGGCAGTAAATTTATCAGGCGTCAATGGAAAAATACCGATTTGTTTATCAAAGAAATTTAGTTGCGCATATTGGGGATCTTCAATAATACCTTTTAAAACAAAAGTGGAATCATCATTGACTTTCGCACTATCAAGAGTTACAAGCCCCTCACCTTTTCTAATGATTACCTTGACGAATCCATCCCGTAGATAATTTACTTTTCCCTCGATAATAAACTCATTGTCTTTTTTCGTCATTTCACTTTGACAAGCAATTAAAACGCTAAAAAGTCCGATAAATAAATAATGCAATCTCATTAATTTTCTAGTTTTTCTGTAAGTAATCTATTGGCTGTTTTTGGGTCAAGCTTTCCTTTAGTTTCTTTCATTAATTGCCCCATGAACATCCCTAAAAGTCCTTTCTTGCCATTTTTATATTCTGCCACTTTTTCGGGGAATTTTGACAGTATTTCATCGATTTGGTCACCAACATCATGACCATCGGAATCAAGGAGCAAATTCATTTCCCCGGCTATTGTTTCTGCATTTTTATTGGCGTTTTTAATCATTTCCGGGAATATTCTTTGTTCTGCGATCGAATTGCTCAATTTACCCTCGTTAATTAAATGCAATAATTCCGAAAGTCGTTTTGCCGAAATTGGAAATTTCTGAATATCCAATGTCAAATCGTTCAAATAGGACTTTACAGGCCCCATAACCCAATTAGATGCCTGTTTCTTATTATCAGTTTGAGCACATAATTCTTCAAAATAATTAGCAATTCCCTTACTTTCTGTCAACACACCTGCATCGTACTTAGGTAGTTTATATTCATCTCTAAACTTCCTATAAAGTTCTCTGGGCAAGGCAGGCATTTCACTTTTTACTTTTTCTATCCATTCCTCATCGATTACAAGCGGTGGTAA is part of the Hyphobacterium sp. CCMP332 genome and encodes:
- a CDS encoding AhpC/TSA family protein, giving the protein MTKKDNEFIIEGKVNYLRDGFVKVIIRKGEGLVTLDSAKVNDDSTFVLKGIIEDPQYAQLNFFDKQIGIFPLTPDKFTAQADGNQSGGKFEVYGTEEAALHKKLTSTIEDYQLDLMELKQKLTYAMGANEESKSDDIRNELIGKLDSQNEWVKSFVDSLGTGNIVAGYALVNYLNPVEQFDYFDQKVKEIEAKEELNEFEIRFISQFNNKRAEIEQAVAEQKIKREMEQKLAIGKQMPDIALPNPEGKTLKLSDYRGKVVLVDFWAGWCRPCRQENPNLVAAYKKYNKKGFEIFGVSLDKNKEQWLNAIEQDNMTWPQVSDLQYWQSGVVKDFNITGIPANFLLDEKGIIIARNLRGPALHSKLEQVL